In Bombus fervidus isolate BK054 chromosome 11, iyBomFerv1, whole genome shotgun sequence, a single genomic region encodes these proteins:
- the LOC139992323 gene encoding transient receptor potential channel pyrexia-like isoform X1: MSTLNKKPLLNKFLNNHNFQEGSNVISLSSPVNNYIDDCEDIWMNDMEEGSISSEYSSEPVICHIKERQITNQQPWNTEEIILALSDLPAGKHALSVIPTLHGDILDKVLHEFLNIDDSKLSVNIQKTATSPFSTGCIQNTLLNIENEATLNTTAVQLFLRWPNTCLLISCYLGHINVVKALLKSKNANISARDSDGRTPLHLAACTASLTILEELLQHGANPYEWDFGKKYTPLHYAAATGDLACVKCLIKSQADVNAGIHGKSPLYYAVLNNAADCVKALLEAGASPNNPQVYTETPLHVAAGLGSVMCTKLLLTYGADVRFRFGSMKSTPLHLAAEEGSAECTKLLLDAGAECEAKNARGQTPMHLAVLSQSMETLDVLLNIGAKVNIEDNDGRTPLHAAVTKSARGIELVKILLQAGALVNKADKFGYTPLHIAALNENSPTVIMLLSKGADLTARTKGGISALSFIVRRTPDVLPRFISRLDQAISLHDHELGDVDCELRLDFRPLVSGGRGETNLMLCLVESGQRHILKHPLCESFLYLKWLRIRKFFLLSLIFHSIFVAFFTAYIVVEKFRGVVFWPVLIFTITIAGKEFFQMAHGICSYIKRWENWLQWSVVLLSSVVLNMPKHCPGWQCHGWQHHVAAVSILLIWIVLMMVVGKFPMFGLYIQMFTQVSINFFKFLGAYIFLIIGFSLGFNVLLKNDSFKYPLIALLKSIVMMSGELEFEDIFISTEAPIEYSGTAHFMFLSFVILVTVILANLMMGLAVSDIQELRRCAGLDGLVRRAELVAHLEHMLFSKFLDHAPNAIMKACRRGALLLHPPHYCAIYIRPNDPREKRLPQELIKAIYRSVIERKHRNVKTKGTSICNAYSIGMDTSKLNRLYSSTSSDNNQQLNELATELKRCSLNIATRLDRLTNKVESIVRESNNAV, encoded by the exons ATGTCAACCTTAAACAAGAAACCAttactaaataaatttttgaacaATCATAATTTTCAAGAAGGATCGAATGtcatatcattatcttctcctgttaataattatata GATGATTGTGAAGATATTTGGATGAATGACATGGAAGAAGGTAGTATAAGTTCTGAGTACAGTTCTGAGCCTGTTATATGTCATATAAAAGAGAGACAAATAACAAATCAACAACCATGGAATACAGAGGAAATTATTTTAGCTCTATCTGATCTTCCAGCAGGAAAGCATGCACTTTCTGTTATTCCTACTTTGCATGGAGATATTTTGGATAAAGTTTTAcatgaatttttaaacattgaTGATAGCAAATTATCAGTGAATATTCAAAAAACTGCTACATCTCCATTTTCAACTgg ATGTATACAAAATAcattattgaatattgaaaatgaaGCAACTTTAAATACAACTGCTGTACAACTTTTCCTGAGATGGCCAAATACTTGTCTCCTAATTTCTTGTTATTTAGGTCATATAAATGTGGTCAAAGCTTtactaaaaagtaaaaatgcaaatatttcaGCTAGAGATAGTGATGGCAG GACACCATTACATTTAGCTGCTTGTACAGCTTCATTAACAATTTTGGAAGAATTACTGCAACATGGAGCAAATCCATATGAATGGGATTttggtaaaaaatatacacCTTTGCATTATGCTGCTGCTACTGGAGACCTTGCTTGtgttaaatgtttaataaaatcacAAGCAGATGTAAATGCTGGAATACATGGGAAGAGCCCTCTTTACTATGCTGTATTAAATAATGCAGCAGATTGTGTCAAAGCTTTATTAGAAGCAGGTGCCTCTCCTAACAATCCACAG GTTTACACAGAAACACCATTGCATGTAGCAGCTGGTTTGGGTTCTGTTATGTGCACAAAACTATTGTTAACTTATGGAGCAGATGTAAGATTTCGGTTTGGTTCTATGAAATCTACTCCATTACATTTAGCAGCTGAAGAAGGTAGTGCTGAATGTACGAAGTTGCTATTAGATGCTGGGGCAGAATGCGAAGCAAAAAATGCAAGGGGACAAACACCAATGCACTTAGCAGTTTTGTCTCAATCTATGGAAACATTAGATGTGCTTCTGAATATTGGAGCAAAAGTTAACATTGAAGACAATGATGGCCGTACTCCATTACACGCTGCAGTTACAAAATCTGCTAGAGGAATCGAGTTggtgaaaattttattacag GCTGGTGCATTAGTCAACAAAGCAGACAAATTTGGTTATACGCCTTTACATATTGCAGcgttaaatgaaaattcaccAACAGTAATAATGTTACTATCAAAAGGAGCAGATCTCACTGCTAGAACAAAAGGTGGTATATCTGCATTAAGTTTTATTGTGCGCAGAACTCCAGATGTATTACCACGATTTATCTCACGCTTGGATCAAGCAATTTCTTTACATGATCATGAGTTAGGTGATGTTGATTGTGAATTAAGATTAGATTTTAGACCGTTAGTGTCAGGTGGCAGAGGAGAAACAAATTTGATGCTATGTTTGGTGGAATCTGGACAAAGACATATATTGAAACATCCTTTGTGTGAGAGTTTCCTTTATTTAAAATGGTTAAGAATTcgcaaatttttcttattaagtTTGATATTCCATTCCATATTTGTTGCATTTTTTACGGCATATATTGTAGTCGAAAAATTCAGAGGGGTAGTTTTTTGGCCAGTACTAATATTTACTATCACAATAGCTGgtaaagaattttttcaaatgGCTCATGGTATATGcagttatattaaaagatGGGAAAATTGGCTTCAATGGAGTGTTGTATTACTATCAAGTGTTGTATTAAATATGCCAAAACATTGCCCTGGATGGCAATGTCATGGTTGGCAACATCATGTAGCTGCTGTgagtattttattaatttggaTAGTATTAATGATGGTGGTTGGAAAATTTCCAATGTTTGGTCTTTATATCCAAATGTTTACTCAGGTATcaattaacttttttaaatttcttggtgcttacatatttcttataataGGGTTTTCTTTAGGTTTCAATGTATTACTTAAAAATGATTCATTTAAATATCCATTAATTGCTTTGTTGAAAAGTATTGTGATGATGTCTGGAGAATTAGAATTTGAAGATATATTCATTAGTACAGAAGCACCAATTGAATATTCTGGTACTGCGCACTTCATGTTTCTAAGTTTTGTCATTTTAGTGACAGTAATTTTGGCAAATTTAATGATGGGCCTTGCAGTGTCAGATATACAAGAATTAAGAAGATGTGCTGGATTGGATGGATTAGTACGCAGAGCAGAATTAGTAGCACACTTGGAACACAtgttattttccaaatttttagaCCATGCACCAAATGCTATAATGAAAGCATGCAGACGGGGTGCACTTCTGTTACATCCACCTCATTATTGTGCAATTTATATTCGTCCTAATGACCCCCGTGAGAAACGTTTACCacaagaattaataaaagctATCTATCGCTCAGTAATTGAAAGAAAACATAGGAATGTGAAAACAAAAGGGACATCTATATGTAATGCATATAGTATAGGAATGGATACTTCTAAATTAAATCGACTTTATAGTAGTACTTCCAGTGATAATAATCAACAATTGAATGAATTAGCTACAGAACTAAAAAGATGTTCTTTAAATATTGCTACACGTTTGGATAGGTTAACTAATAAAGTCGAAAGTATTGTACGAGAGAGTAATAACgcagtataa
- the LOC139992340 gene encoding protein FAM161A-like, with protein sequence MTEHRGTSFYNSCIKVPVDPYSGQPIPSYERIGSKKDKEDNNLYNKHKINLMKDDQLISESGTSSPTEIMDNYLEFLDSIPNYDQVYHLSNEQFKQKVDYLRRKQKLLLKNLQNSLIDHGNVNVPKFSVPKYNKKLKIKSKNDINDLILNGKKCYLEESRTPSPLLFLSSKFNELSEEQDLLTNSRTYEGNGTVCKKKIYLNNKNWSTWNKLSSNDNIESDTDSIETRSLPANIAKEWHPTVPKPFSFTVREEAGKYMAHTGMEEKKCKNLKSNKKSPRRKRRVRPIPLTSKIPLYDKLLAEKEERSRIIREESALNLMSQVRPFRLECDRRAWRFLARSSPEIRSKSVNMNTKFKAKPVPKNLFSTEIYDRMLEDEYYRQLQKQLRAAQLMKSSSLPPSMARRERVKSACTRLQNTVKNCNEDVKDKNVSKLPDNNLMPLETHKPTMPILPIRGNNLAAILRCQVSREKLEREIKEKMEERRREQTAKIRQSLIGRNPVWRALRSAARHEHERDLSIRTLLRRDEAREQEERHRLQMEMMLDRVTQIPTLFERHSQSYQSLTQGQQNVSCSKMLRQKKKKKQYRQALNNVNSYINYENISRSDSGSSTGSSHTFLSASQSSNSSNTSISQSSEKSITKSQVSLSKRKGDRSQLKVSINETAELIEDRNKSDKLCDNECLISNDDRNENATRSNKYNTERRLSGVH encoded by the exons ATGACAGAGCACAGAGGTACATCTTTTTACAATTCTTGTATAAAAGTTCCAGTAGATCCTTACAGCGGGCAACCAATTCCTTCTTATGAACGCATTGGATCtaaaaaagacaaagaagataataatctttataataaacataaaataaatcttatgAAAGATGATCAACTTATTAGTGAATCTGGAACATCAAGTCCCACAGAAATTATGGACAACTATTTAGAATTTTTGGACAGTATACCAAACTATGATCAAGTTTATCATTTATCAAATGAGCAGTTTAAGCAAAAAGTTGATTACTTAAGgaggaaacaaaaattattattgaaaaatttacaaaattcacTGATCGATCATGGAAATGTAAATGTGCCTAAATTTTCTGTacctaaatataataaaaaattaaagattaaaagTAAGAATGATATTaatgatttaatattaaatggcAAAAAGTGTTACTTAGAAGAATCTCGAACTCCTAGtcctttactttttctttctagTAAATTTAATGAACTCTCAGAAGAGCAGGATCTTTTGACAAATag TAGAACATATGAAGGAAATGGAACGGTatgtaagaaaaagatatatttgaataataaaaattggagcACATGGAATAAATTAAGTAGCAATGATAATATTGAAAGTGATACAGACAGTATAGAAACAAGAAGTTTGCCTGCCAATATTGCAAAGGAATGGCACCCTACCGTACCTAAGCCATTTAGTTTTACTGTACG AGAAGAAGCAGGAAAGTATATGGCACATACTGGAATGGAGgaaaaaaaatgcaaaaatttaaaaagtaataagaAAAGTCCGCGTAGAAAACGACGTGTGAGACCAATTCCGTTAACGTCAAAAATTCCACTTTATGACAAATTATTAGCTGAAAAGGAAGAACG GAGTCGTATAATCCGTGAAGAAAGTGCGTTAAATTTAATGTCTCAGGTACGTCCTTTTAGGCTCGAATGTGATCGTCGAGCTTGGCGATTTTTAGCAAGATCTAGCCCAGAAATTCGTAGTAAAAGCGTTAACATGAATACGAAGTTTAAGGCTAAACCAGTACCAAAGAATCTTTTCAGCACAGAAATATACGACCGTATGCTTGAAGACGAATATTACAG GCAGTTACAAAAACAGTTAAGAGCAGCGCAATTAATGAAGTCATCGTCTTTACCGCCGTCAATGGCTAGACGAGAACGCGTTAAGTCTGCGTGCACACGTTTACAGAACACAGTTAAAAATTGCAACGAAGACGTTAAGGATAAGAATGTTTCGAAATTGCCAGATAATAATCTAATGCCACTAGAAACACATAAACCAACGATGCCTATATTGCCAATACGAGGAAATAATTTAGCAGCAATTTTAAGATGTCAAGTATCACg agaaaaattggaacgtgaaataaaggaaaaaatggaagaaagacGTCGAGAACAAACAGCAAAAATTAGACAATCTTTGATTGGACGTAATCCAGTATGGCGAGCTCTGAGATCTGCTGCGAG GCACGAGCACGAAAGAGATCTTAGTATTCGAACTTTACTCCGTCGCGATGAAGCGCGTGAACAAGAGGAACGTCATCGATTGCAGATGGAAATGATGCTGGATCGCGTAACACAAATACCAACACTTTTTGAACGTCATTCTCAG AGTTATCAGTCGTTGACACAAGGACAACAGAATGTTAGTTGCTCAAAAATGTTGcgacagaagaaaaagaaaaagcaataTAGACAAGCATTGAATAATGTAAATTCGTACATAAATTACGAAAACATTTCTAGATCGGATTCCGGATCCTCAACTGGTTCGTCGCATACTTTCTTATCAGCGAGTCAGTCTTCAAATTCATCTAATACGTCTATATCGCAATCATCTGAAAAGTCCATAACTAAATCTCAAGTTTCACTTTCGAAAAGGAAAGGAGATCGTAGCCAATTGAAAGTCTCTATAAATGAAACCGCAGAGCTGATcgaagatagaaataaaagcgATAAATTATGTGATAACGAATGTTTAATCTCTAACGATGATCGCAATGAAAACGCGACACGGAGCAACAAATATAATACAGAGAGAAGGTTATCAGGTGTTCATTAA
- the LOC139992356 gene encoding serine protease ea, with protein sequence MIIHLLLVGILVLCGVSAQDTCTTPLNKIGVCINIHSCQPIIEILKQQKPSSKDIYDYLISLQCGFENKDPKVCCEQRSLITESTTTTTTTTTTENPLFIPDPPDVTNHPNLPLLDHNLCGPISQEKIFGGNKTRIFDFPWMVLLAYNTGKQIPEFKCGGSLINKRYVLTAAHCVTTLPNDFTLIGVRLGEHNLNTERDCDKDEDGIEIVCAERYQDIGIESMHFHPRYTRARLQNDIGLLRLNQDADFRPQNVRPICLPIGSAATLTRKKVIVTGWGATERGPQSPDLLQVQLQLMATNKCAEVYERQARIWHKQMCASGKSGMDSCSGDSGGPLQAPGNYSHNLKFIQYGVVSFGPRMCGTTGIPGVYTKIVYYLDWILDTIRA encoded by the exons ATGATTATTCATTTACTTTTAGTCGGAATTTTGGTTTTATGCGGAGTCAGTGCGC aagatACATGTACCACGCCACTGAATAAAATTGGTGTTTGCATCAATATACACAGTTGTCAACCAATTATAGAGATTCTTAAACAACAAAAACCATCGTCAAAGGATATTTATGATTACTTGATCAGTTTACAATGCGgatttgaaaataaagatcCCAAAGTGTGTTGCGAACAG cGTTCGTTGATAACTGAATCCACAACCACAACAACAACCACAACTACAACAGAAAATCCGTTGTTTATTCCCGATCCCCCAGACGTCACGAATCATCCGAATTTACCATTACTGGATCATAATTTGTGCGGCCCAATATCGCAAGAAAAGATTTTTGGTGGCAACAAAACACGTATATTTGATTTTCCATGGATGGTATTGCTCGCCTACAATACTGGGAAACAAATCCCAGAATTCAAATGCGGAGGATCGTTAATCAATAAACGATATGTACTCACCGCTGCTCATTGTGTTACAACGCTACCGAACG ATTTTACATTAATCGGAGTACGACTAGGAGAGCATAATTTAAATACCGAGCGTGATTGTGACAAAGACGAAGACGGTATCGAAATCGTTTGCGCCGAAAGATATCAAGATATCGGTATAGAAAGTATGCACTTTCACCCACGATATACAAGAGCGAGACTACAAAATGACATTGGTTTGCTGCGACTGAATCAGGACGCTGATTTTAGACCACAAAATGTGCGGCCTATTTGTTTGCCAATCGGATCAGCTGCAACTTTGACtagaaaaaaa GTAATAGTAACGGGTTGGGGCGCAACTGAACGTGGACCACAGAGTCCGGACTTGCTGCAGGTTCAGTTACAACTAATGGCCACAAATAAATGTGCAGAAGTGTATGAAAGACAGGCACGAATTTGGCACAAGCAAATGTGCGCGAGCGGTAAAAGCGGTATGGATTCTTGTTCGGGAGATAGCGGTGGCCCACTTCAGGCTCCAGGAAATTATAGccataatttaaaattcattcaaTATGGAGTTGTCAGCTTTGGACCTCGCATGTGTGGCACGACAGGAATCCCTGGAGTTTATACAAAGATTGTGTATTACCTAGATTGGATTTTAGATACTATTAGGGCATAA
- the LOC139992323 gene encoding transient receptor potential channel pyrexia-like isoform X2, protein MSTLNKKPLLNKFLNNHNFQEGSNVISLSSPVNNYIDDCEDIWMNDMEEGSISSEYSSEPVICHIKERQITNQQPWNTEEIILALSDLPAGKHALSVIPTLHGDILDKVLHEFLNIDDSKLSVNIQKTATSPFSTGCIQNTLLNIENEATLNTTAVQLFLRWPNTCLLISCYLGHINVVKALLKSKNANISARDSDGRTPLHLAACTASLTILEELLQHGANPYEWDFGKKYTPLHYAAATGDLACVKCLIKSQADVNAGIHGKSPLYYAVLNNAADCVKALLEAGASPNNPQVYTETPLHVAAGLGSVMCTKLLLTYGADVRFRFGSMKSTPLHLAAEEGSAECTKLLLDAGAECEAKNARGQTPMHLAVLSQSMETLDVLLNIGAKVNIEDNDGRTPLHAAVTKSARGIELVKILLQAGALVNKADKFGYTPLHIAALNENSPTVIMLLSKGADLTARTKGGISALSFIVRRTPDVLPRFISRLDQAISLHDHELGDVDCELRLDFRPLVSGGRGETNLMLCLVESGQRHILKHPLCESFLYLKWLRIRKFFLLSLIFHSIFVAFFTAYIVVEKFRGVVFWPVLIFTITIAGKEFFQMAHGICSYIKRWENWLQWSVVLLSSVVLNMPKHCPGWQCHGWQHHVAAVSILLIWIVLMMVVGKFPMFGLYIQMFTQVSINFFKFLGAYIFLIIGFSLGFNVLLKNDSFKYPLIALLKSIVMMSGELEFEDIFISTEAPIEYSVSDIQELRRCAGLDGLVRRAELVAHLEHMLFSKFLDHAPNAIMKACRRGALLLHPPHYCAIYIRPNDPREKRLPQELIKAIYRSVIERKHRNVKTKGTSICNAYSIGMDTSKLNRLYSSTSSDNNQQLNELATELKRCSLNIATRLDRLTNKVESIVRESNNAV, encoded by the exons ATGTCAACCTTAAACAAGAAACCAttactaaataaatttttgaacaATCATAATTTTCAAGAAGGATCGAATGtcatatcattatcttctcctgttaataattatata GATGATTGTGAAGATATTTGGATGAATGACATGGAAGAAGGTAGTATAAGTTCTGAGTACAGTTCTGAGCCTGTTATATGTCATATAAAAGAGAGACAAATAACAAATCAACAACCATGGAATACAGAGGAAATTATTTTAGCTCTATCTGATCTTCCAGCAGGAAAGCATGCACTTTCTGTTATTCCTACTTTGCATGGAGATATTTTGGATAAAGTTTTAcatgaatttttaaacattgaTGATAGCAAATTATCAGTGAATATTCAAAAAACTGCTACATCTCCATTTTCAACTgg ATGTATACAAAATAcattattgaatattgaaaatgaaGCAACTTTAAATACAACTGCTGTACAACTTTTCCTGAGATGGCCAAATACTTGTCTCCTAATTTCTTGTTATTTAGGTCATATAAATGTGGTCAAAGCTTtactaaaaagtaaaaatgcaaatatttcaGCTAGAGATAGTGATGGCAG GACACCATTACATTTAGCTGCTTGTACAGCTTCATTAACAATTTTGGAAGAATTACTGCAACATGGAGCAAATCCATATGAATGGGATTttggtaaaaaatatacacCTTTGCATTATGCTGCTGCTACTGGAGACCTTGCTTGtgttaaatgtttaataaaatcacAAGCAGATGTAAATGCTGGAATACATGGGAAGAGCCCTCTTTACTATGCTGTATTAAATAATGCAGCAGATTGTGTCAAAGCTTTATTAGAAGCAGGTGCCTCTCCTAACAATCCACAG GTTTACACAGAAACACCATTGCATGTAGCAGCTGGTTTGGGTTCTGTTATGTGCACAAAACTATTGTTAACTTATGGAGCAGATGTAAGATTTCGGTTTGGTTCTATGAAATCTACTCCATTACATTTAGCAGCTGAAGAAGGTAGTGCTGAATGTACGAAGTTGCTATTAGATGCTGGGGCAGAATGCGAAGCAAAAAATGCAAGGGGACAAACACCAATGCACTTAGCAGTTTTGTCTCAATCTATGGAAACATTAGATGTGCTTCTGAATATTGGAGCAAAAGTTAACATTGAAGACAATGATGGCCGTACTCCATTACACGCTGCAGTTACAAAATCTGCTAGAGGAATCGAGTTggtgaaaattttattacag GCTGGTGCATTAGTCAACAAAGCAGACAAATTTGGTTATACGCCTTTACATATTGCAGcgttaaatgaaaattcaccAACAGTAATAATGTTACTATCAAAAGGAGCAGATCTCACTGCTAGAACAAAAGGTGGTATATCTGCATTAAGTTTTATTGTGCGCAGAACTCCAGATGTATTACCACGATTTATCTCACGCTTGGATCAAGCAATTTCTTTACATGATCATGAGTTAGGTGATGTTGATTGTGAATTAAGATTAGATTTTAGACCGTTAGTGTCAGGTGGCAGAGGAGAAACAAATTTGATGCTATGTTTGGTGGAATCTGGACAAAGACATATATTGAAACATCCTTTGTGTGAGAGTTTCCTTTATTTAAAATGGTTAAGAATTcgcaaatttttcttattaagtTTGATATTCCATTCCATATTTGTTGCATTTTTTACGGCATATATTGTAGTCGAAAAATTCAGAGGGGTAGTTTTTTGGCCAGTACTAATATTTACTATCACAATAGCTGgtaaagaattttttcaaatgGCTCATGGTATATGcagttatattaaaagatGGGAAAATTGGCTTCAATGGAGTGTTGTATTACTATCAAGTGTTGTATTAAATATGCCAAAACATTGCCCTGGATGGCAATGTCATGGTTGGCAACATCATGTAGCTGCTGTgagtattttattaatttggaTAGTATTAATGATGGTGGTTGGAAAATTTCCAATGTTTGGTCTTTATATCCAAATGTTTACTCAGGTATcaattaacttttttaaatttcttggtgcttacatatttcttataataGGGTTTTCTTTAGGTTTCAATGTATTACTTAAAAATGATTCATTTAAATATCCATTAATTGCTTTGTTGAAAAGTATTGTGATGATGTCTGGAGAATTAGAATTTGAAGATATATTCATTAGTACAGAAGCACCAATTGAATATTCTG TGTCAGATATACAAGAATTAAGAAGATGTGCTGGATTGGATGGATTAGTACGCAGAGCAGAATTAGTAGCACACTTGGAACACAtgttattttccaaatttttagaCCATGCACCAAATGCTATAATGAAAGCATGCAGACGGGGTGCACTTCTGTTACATCCACCTCATTATTGTGCAATTTATATTCGTCCTAATGACCCCCGTGAGAAACGTTTACCacaagaattaataaaagctATCTATCGCTCAGTAATTGAAAGAAAACATAGGAATGTGAAAACAAAAGGGACATCTATATGTAATGCATATAGTATAGGAATGGATACTTCTAAATTAAATCGACTTTATAGTAGTACTTCCAGTGATAATAATCAACAATTGAATGAATTAGCTACAGAACTAAAAAGATGTTCTTTAAATATTGCTACACGTTTGGATAGGTTAACTAATAAAGTCGAAAGTATTGTACGAGAGAGTAATAACgcagtataa
- the Coq6 gene encoding ubiquinone biosynthesis protein COQ6, mitochondrial has translation MYLEYINKRKMATFMKTVTYCDVLSSALKRYKYFIPNGSMLVTRNYSISAQNHENYDIIITGGGMVGTTLACAIANNRKLECKKILLLESGKQFEYKFQEEYSNRVVALNQQTRTLLSSIGAWQHIAATRYCTVRKMQVWDACSDAMIVFNEDYLNEEIAYIVENDLLLHAVNKQLINKENVNVIYNSKVKNIKLPKIPEETAEIQLEDGTRYKAKLLVGADGVNSLVRQTMGTQYVKWDYNQMGIVATLKLSESTENIVAWQRFLPSGPIALLPLTHCLSSLVWSLPTDEAKRLLQVSEEEFVDNVNNALWKIYPKDGIVESGLRALQQLLESLSLQTGVVRQLQPSVSDISKGSRAAFPLQFGHSVSYVQTGTVLVGDAAHRVHPLAGQGVNLGFGDVTALVQLLAEAVINGIPLGSIMYLRKYETLRQRYNVPMMLAIDALHRLYKGTAAPIVLARSLGLQLTNAVPVIKKTLIEHASGQIKKQ, from the exons atgtatttagagtatataaataaaaggaaaatggCGACTTTTATGAAAACGGTAACATATTGTGATGTTTTATCATCAgctttaaaaagatataaatattttattcctaaTGGATCAATGCTAGTGACGAGAAATTATTCTATCTCTGCTCAAAATCATGAAAActatgatattattattactggaGGTGGTATGGTTGGAACCACACTTGCATGTGCAATAG CAAACAATAGGAAACTTGAATGTAAGAAGATTCTTTTGTTGGAAAGTGGTAAACAAttcgaatataaatttcaagaagAATATTCCAATCGTGTGGTTGCTTTAAATCAACAAACACGTACCTTACTTTCAAGCATAGGAGCTTGGCAACATATTGCAGCAACACGTTATTGTACTGTACGAAAAATGCAG GTTTGGGATGCGTGCTCTGATGCTATGATAGTATTTAATGAAGATTACTTGAATGAAGAAATTGCTTATATAGTTGAAAATGATCTATTATTACATGCAGTCAATAAACAGttgataaataaagaaaatgtaaacgTAATTTACAACTctaaagttaaaaatattaaattacctAAAATACCAGAAGAAACTGCAGAAATACAATTAGAAGATGGAACAAGATATAAAGCTAAGTTATTG GTTGGAGCAGATGGTGTAAACTCATTAGTACGACAAACAATGGGTACACAATATGTGAAATGGGATTATAATCAAATGGGTATAGTTGCTACTCTTAAATTATCAGAG tcCACAGAAAATATTGTTGCATGGCAAAGATTTTTACCATCTGGACCAATAGCACTACTTCCA TTAACACATTGTCTTAGTTCTCTTGTATGGTCATTACCAACAGATGAAGCAAAAAGACTTTTGCAAGTTTCAGAAGAAGAATTTGTTGATAATGTAAACAATgctttatggaaaatttatccAAAAGATGGTATAGTTGAAAGTGGTTTACGAGCACTTCAACAATTACTTGAAAGTTTATCTTTACAAACTGGAGTAGTGAGACAATTACAACCATCGGTATCAGATATTTCAAAAGGATCTCGTGCAGCTTTTCCTTTGCAATTTGGTCATTCTGTATCTTATGTTCAAACAGGAACTGTTTTAGTAGG tgATGCAGCACATAGAGTTCATCCGTTAGCTGGTCAAGGTGTAAATTTAGGTTTTGGAGATGTAACAGCCTTGGTTCAACTTCTTGCAGAAGCAGTTATAAATGGAATTCCTTTAGGGAGCATAATGTATTTAAGGAAATATGAAACATTAAGACAACGATACAATGTTCCAATGATGCTTGCTATTGATGCACTGCATCGATTATACAAAGGAACTGCAGCTCCTATTGTACTAGCTAGAAGTTTGGGATTGCAATTGACAAATGCTGTCCCAGTAATAAAG AAAACGTTGATAGAACATGCATCTGgacaaataaagaaacaatga